One Elgaria multicarinata webbii isolate HBS135686 ecotype San Diego chromosome 7, rElgMul1.1.pri, whole genome shotgun sequence DNA window includes the following coding sequences:
- the LOC134402001 gene encoding mas-related G-protein coupled receptor member H-like yields MCLFISLSILYEDRNHLQNSDNFMTMLNTSSLPLTYRKESYGDYVDYWFYEDYFNNLTSVYYYNYWSPENYFNDGYKSKNFKIFLPFIVLFCIFGLVGNGCVIRLLGFRIKRNPFTTYVLNLAVADVATIFSSLFAFLYDPFHKSTISIIYIYLFLLFPYNAGLYLLTIISIERCVSVTFPIWYRCHRPHHSSAVVSCFLWVLAGLLSGILILNTLSGQCWMDGIRITIFSLNVFVFTPVMAISTLTLLFKVCHNSWSHRPAKVYTAILITLLFFIIFAIPLSILNFIRVIGANIDVAGIPLSVAVLFAAVNSSINPIIYYLVGRDRKQRFRKSFRSALQRVFMEEAEVHEVDNL; encoded by the coding sequence ATGTGCTTATTTATTTCCCTCTCTATCCTTTATGAAGATAGGAATCATCTGCAAAACAGCGATAACTTCATGACAATGCTGAACACAAGCTCCTTGCCATTGACATACAGAAAAGAGTCTTATGGGGATTACGTCGATTATTGGTTTTATGAGGATTACTTCAATAATTTGACTTCTGTGTATTACTACAATTATTGGTCTCCTGAAAATTACTTCAATGATGGATATAAAAGCAAgaactttaaaatatttctcccaTTCATTGTCCTGTTCTGCATATTTGGACTGGTGGGAAATGGCTGTGTCATCAGGCTTCTCGGCTTCCGCATTAAGAGGAATCCTTTCACTACCTACGTCTTGAACTTGGCTGTAGCAGACGTTGCCACTATATTCAGCTCGCTATTTGCATTTCTTTATGATCCATTTCATAAGTCTACCAtttcaataatatatatatatctattccTCCTCTTTCCATATAATGCAGGTCTGTACCTCCTAACGATCATTAGCATAGAGAGATGCGTCTCTGTCACGTTTCCAATCTGGTACCGATGCCATCGACCCCACCACTCTTCAGCCGTGGTGTCATGCTTTCTTTGGGTCCTGGCAGGCCTCCTTTCTGGAATTCTTATTTTAAATACGCTTTCGGGACAATGTTGGATGGATGGCATCAGAATCACAATTTTCTCTCTAAACGTCTTTGTGTTTACTCCTGTTATGGCAATCTCCACATTGACCCTGCTCTTCAAGGTCTGCCATAACTCATGGTCACACCGCCCAGCAAAGGTGTACACAGCAATCTTGATCACACTGTTGTTCTTCATTATCTTTGCCATTCCACTCAGTATTCTAAACTTCATCCGAGTAATTGGTGCTAATATTGATGTAGCAGGAATTCCATTATCAGTTGCTGTGCTCTTTGCCGCAGTCAACAGCAGCATTAACCCAATCATTTACTACTTAGTTGGGAGAGATAGAAAACAGCGGTTCAGGAAATCGTTCCGGAGTGCACTCCAAAGAGTTTTCATGGAGGAAGCAGAAGTTCATGAGGTGGATAACCTGTGA
- the LOC134401182 gene encoding proto-oncogene Mas-like, which produces METSSTSHPPTTDGGGQFNVDYMESGTYSYGSYKLGDFLILGIAILICMLGCLGNGHMIWLLCFHIKRNPFTTYILNMAVADIGTLVFLFVFLILFITDFLHEFSYLSFTFKLRYLCHFTYTASLCFLTVISMERCLSALFPRWYQCHRPTWLSSGLSFLIWTLSAMFYGMQISFFLTFFKELYAVTRTMFIVNFWVLPALLCVSTSVLLTKVCCNSQRWPARNLNTVILLLLLFVLIFRVPSIIAYYLYSSEYSQLVTVLSCLLYSINNSIKPILYYLVGKRWRYSSTEPMKVVLQRIFQDEAYFMEVNEQSSANTAGEVTC; this is translated from the coding sequence ATGGAGACTAGCAGCACATCCCATCCACCCACTACAGATGGTGGAGGGCAGTTTAATGTAGACTACATGGAGAGTGGAACTTACAGCTATGGAAGTTATAAACTGGGTGACTTCCTCATCCTTGGCATTGCCATCCTAATCTGCATGTTGGGGTGCTTGGGGAATGGACATATGATCTGGCTGCTTTGCTTCCACATTAAGAGAAATCCGTTCACCACCTACATCCTGAATATGGCTGTAGCTGACATTGGCACACTGGTTTTTTTGTTCGTCTTCCTTATCCTTTTCATCACAGATTTCTTACATGAATTCTCATACCTTAGCTTTACTTTCAAACTACGATACCTCTGTCATTTTACATATACGGCCAGtctgtgtttccttaccgtcatcAGCATGGAAAGGTGTCTGTCTGCCCTCTTTCCAAGGTGGTACCAATGCCATCGGCCAACATGGCTTTCTTCTGGGTTATCGTTCTTGATCTGGACCCTGTCTGCCATGTTCTATGGAATGCAGATTTCATTTTTCCTGACTTTCTTTAAGGAATTGTACGCAGTAACCAGGACCATGTTCATTGTGAACTTCTGGGTTTTGCCTGCACTTCTGTGTGTTTCCACTTCGGTCCTGCTTACCAAAGTCTGTTGCAATTCTCAACGATGGCCAGCTAGAAATCTAAATACTGTTATTCTTCTCTTACTCCTTTTTGTTCTCATCTTCCGTGTCCCCTCGATTATTGCATACTACCTATACAGCTCTGAATATTCTCAACTTGTTACTGTACTTTCTTGCCTCCTCTACTCCATCAATAACAGCATCAAGCCAATATTGTATTACCTGGTAGGGAAGCGATGGAGGTATTCCTCCACAGAACCCATGAAGGTCGTCCTCCAGAGGATTTTCCAAGATGAAGCATATTTTATGGAAGTGAATGAGCAGTCCAGTGCAAACACAGCTGGAGAAGTAACTTGCTGA